A single genomic interval of Astyanax mexicanus isolate ESR-SI-001 chromosome 4, AstMex3_surface, whole genome shotgun sequence harbors:
- the rwdd1 gene encoding RWD domain-containing protein 1 gives MTDYGEEQRNELEAIESIYPDSFTVLSEAPTSFTITVTSDAGENDETVQVTLKFTYVEKYPDEAPLWEIHSQENLEDSDTEDVLTLLKQQAEENLGMVMIFTLVTAVQEKLNEMVDQIKSRREEETLRREREAEEAEKQAFQGTVVTIENFLTWKAQFEQDMLELRRKKQKEDEQSGKNKLTGKQLFETDHNLDTSDIQFLEDGGNSVEVDESLFQDIDDLELEEDDPDFDPLDIGSDED, from the exons TTCTTTCTGAAGCACCCACGAGCTTCACAATCACAGTCACTTCAGATGCTGGAGAAAATGATGAGA CTGTCCAGGTAACACTAAAGTTCACATACGTGGAGAAATACCCAGATGAAGCCCCTCTTTGGGAGATCCATTCCCAAGAAAACCTTGAGGATTCGGACACAGAGGATGTGCTGACGCTGCTGAAGCAACAG GCAGAAGAAAATCTGGGCATGGTCATGATCTTCACGCTGGTGACTGCTGTGCAGGAGAAACTGAATGAAATGGTCGACCAGATAAAGAGCAGGAGAGAAGAGGAAACTCTGAGAAGAGAAAGGGAAGCTGAAGAGGCAGAGAAG CAAGCATTCCAGGGAACTGTAGTCACGATAGAGAACTTCCTAACATGGAAGGCACAGTTTGAGCAGGATATGTTAGAACTGAGGAGGAAAAAACAGAAGGAGGACGAGCAGTCTGGAAAAAATAAACTAACAG GAAAGCAGCTGTTTGAAACAGATCATAATCTTGACACTTCAGATATCCAGTTTCTGGAAGACG GTGGTAACAGTGTTGAAGTGGACGAGTCGCTCTTCCAGGACATTGATGATTTGGAACTTGAAGAAGATGACCCTGATTTTGACCCACTGGACATAGGCAGTGATGAGGACTAA